CTTTTTCAGAGAACaggggttttctgtttgttctcttgtttttgttttattttcttaaactgatCCTGGTCTCTCCCCAGTTCTCAGTAATTTTGTGAAAGTATGTAAGCTAGCCAATCCCCCTACAATCTCGATGGGCTGATCTGAATGTGTTCAAGGTTTTCAAAGTAATCCCTTACCTGCTCTTTAGTAATAGTTATTACAGGGTCTTCCTCACTTCCTAATTGTccaaacttcttttctttatttttcatgttcaagacagatttaaaaaagGACTTTAGTATCTCAGCCATTGGAGAATCAACAGTATTTACACCCCCCCTCAATTATTAACAGACTTATTTTTTCAGACCATTATTTCCCTCCCCTTCATCAGGAATCTTTAAAACCTGTTCTTACCCCTTAGCTAAAGTGACACAAGACACAAGACACACAACAGTAGGTTTTCTTCTAGACCTGTACTTCAGTGGTGGTGCCTAATCAGGTGAGACAGTGCTAAAGCACTCCCCTATTAATtagcacctttaaaaaaaagccagatcTAACTTCAGCAAGCACCTGGTGATAGACTTGCTCCTGGGCTTAGAAAGGCTGTAAGGAAACACAAtgatttctttcaatttttctaATACTCCTACATATGCTTGCCTCATCCTTCCTCCAACACAGTGGGTGTTTTGCTGAGTTTCAGAAGAGACTGAAAGCCCTTCTTTGGACTATAATGCTTCTCCTCAGCAACAGGAGAATGGTATACTCCTCCTGGctgccttttccccctccccctagTGCAGATTCCTAAATAAATGTCTGTCTCTCGACCAGCCGCCTTCTTACCCTAACAGAAGGCTTTCCCCAGATCCCAAATCATACGCTTCCTTCCCCATGCCAGCACtgagagaaaagctgcaaagcagaaggTAACCATAGAAATGTAGTGTCAAAACTGCCTCTCAGTTACTTGCCTTTTACAGGCCTGTGGAGGCTCAGGCTTTTGTCCTGCTTCTCAtagaagaaaaccagcaatTTCTCAAGGCTCAGCACTGCAAATCAGGTAACCAGTTCTATCTCCTACACTCTCCTGTCAAGCTGGGATCTCACTGTACAGTTACTGCCCTACGGCTCTCACAGGAGGCCATCTATGAATGGCCACTGGGAAATCCTGCTTTGGCCCAGGAGCTGATACAGGACATTGCAGCTGCTAACTTGAGAAACTGGTCACACTCCTGCTCACTTCAAGGGACTGGGCACTTGTGTCAGGAATACATACTTGTGTTTTGAACTCCTGTCTCTGGACCCCCGTCGGTGACCTCTGCTGTGGCTGCGGGAACGGCTCCGGTGGCGTCTGTGTCGGTCTCGGGACCTGGAGCGAGACTTCCGCCGTTCACGGGAAGCCGATCTCGAGCGTCTTCGCCTTCTATCCCGAGACCGCGATCTGAAGAGGACACAGATTGCCTCAGACTCAGGAAATGGGCCAGTACATCGGATCTGTACACCTGAACCTATCTCTCAGATGTTCCTGAGCAACAAACATCCAGAGCATCAGCACTCACCCTCTGCAGCCACATCTCTGCCAGCACAGAAGGCAGATCACCCACAGGGTGGGCATCACCCTCCTGGGCCTCATGCTACCAACAAAATGCCAATGGGTAAATTTGAGTTGCTGGGAAGCTTATATAAAAAGCTCCCACCATTAATGTAAGCATGTGCCAATGCCTAGAGCAGAGCTTACCAACTGTGCCTCACTCAGAGTGAGGCCTGTGTAAGCAGAAGAGGCACCAAAGTAAGTGGTGTGTGAAATTACCATAACCCGTATGGCAGTCTGCCAAAAGAGAGTCTCCCTTGTGAAAGTACTGCACTTTAGAAGCAGATTTGTTTCAATCTgctctaaaaacaaaacaaaggacaCCAATGTATATGGAAAGCAGTAGAGAGGAAGATCTCCAGCTATGTGATCACTGAGAGAAGGTTGTCATACCACTAAGGAAAACTCTTCACAGAGATGTGGGGACTTGAACCTCTGCATTTTTACATCTGAGGTATTATATATGTAATAGATATATTTCAGACATTAGAACTATGAAAGTATATTAGATATTTATTGAAAGAGGCATCAAGTATATTCTTAGACTCATACTCTGGAGCACACAGCATCCTCTGTCCTGACTGGGCTAGCCAACATCTGCTTTCTAGCCCAACGGGTGACATTAAGTTGCACAGCACCAGTGAAGTGCCCAAGCAGTAGTTCCCATTTCTTTCgggaagcaaaacaaagagaCTGGGGCACTGAGTGAAATCCATTTGTGAAACTCAGGAAAAACCTCGGTAACTAGATAGAAACACAAGTAGGCATTTGGAAGAACTGTAGAACTGCACACTCACCTTCGACGATCTCTATTTCTTGATCCAGACCTAGAAAGAAGAGGAGCATTAAGCAAGAGAAGGTATGATATAGTTGGTGGGTTTTCAATAAAACAACCCATTCACCCTGGCAGCTCTTCACAGGAATGCAACAATACCCCAAGTCATgtgtcagttaaaaaaaagcctgccataaaaccattaaaacatttaattaactTCAATTTGGGGGGCACGGGAATGGAAATTTGTCAAAAAAACTGACCAACTTTGTAGAAACACTAGTTTCTACATGCAGAGCTTCTTGTCAGAACAGAAAAGGTCTACAAAACGAATTCAGTCTCTGTTAATAAAACACCACAATGAACCTTTCCAACTTTAAGTTTGCTGTGCATATTTGATATACACACTTTACTCTCTGCAGTCTAACATCAACTAGATCAATTCTAACATTTGCAAGAAGAAGTGCCACTCTCCAGTCAGAAAGACACTTGAGAGAGTTTTCTGATTTTGGTTCCTTTGAGGTAGTTACacatttaaaaggttttaatgAAGACAAAATACAGGATTTTCTCACTCACATTTATTTAACAAACATTAGATGGAAATTTgcatcaattattttttttcttgtttgggaaagatgagctggaaaaaaaagaagggacaCAGACACAAGGGAAGAACTATTACTGAAAAAGTAACTGAGACACACAGAAAATCCTTCATCCCAGACTTAGAAAGCAACTTGGGAACAATCATCGAAGTCTCACTACTCTCTCTCACATTTCCATGGCTTCAGAGCTCATGTACGGCACACTAACCTTAACACTGTAAGCTTAGCTTTTGACAGTCTGTAAATAACAATGTCACAATTCTTTCAACTTCTGAAGTGGCATTACTCAGCACCACTTAAAATACCACTCCGCGTGAAAGGTACGCCCTCCCTTTTTCTCTACAGCCACATTTCAGAGCCAGCCTACACCAAAACTTCACACACTGTCTGAATGGTCTCTCTCTGCTTTAATTGAGAAGTGGCTGGTCTCCTTGTTTAGTGACTTAGAGACTCACTCTTGTAACTGCTCCCATCTCCCCACTGCATACAGACTCACTGGGGACGTTCCAGTTACATAGCCACAGAACTGTTCTGGCACTGTAACAGGAGATGCAGCTGAAAGTTacacaaagacaaaatttaaaaaagcaatagaGAAGCATCTATTTTAATAATATCATTTAAAACCATACCTGGATAAGACAAGATTAAGAGAATCAATGTGCACTGACATTCCTTCACAATGAAATGGGATTGTTCAATCAtggtagaaaggaaaaaaaacaaatttagaaAGGAATTCAGCTAGAAGGACTGTAAACAAGGTGGAGCTGAAATTCGAGTCAGGCAAATGAACTATGTGCTGAGGCAACACACAAGACGACcagatgaaggaaaagctgATAAACCAGGAGAGCAAGGCAATAACCACACACCTCCTTTTTCATATAACAGAACCTGATAGAGCAGCAGGACCTCCTGTAGatgcctggcaggcagctgaatgttttttggtggttgtaATTACTCCAAGTTCttaatgttctttttctcctgatCACTTTATTCTGAATCACTGGTGCACAGATCCACACAAAGCCATTCCACAACCCCTGAAAAACCTGGCTGCCTTTCCACGCGTATGATCTGAGCAGGAGTGCACAATAAACTCCCAATAATCACTCCCTAGCACTAAACTTGAGAATTCAGGAAGCATCCAACAAAACACTTTCCTTACTAGCCTGAATCAGTACACAGCAGGAGACAGTAGAAGACTGCCATCCACAGAAATGAGAGGCTGAgcgtatttttttttcccccctcttttttgtCCCTGCATCACAGAGGCTATGTGCCGAGTTTCATAACCTATGTTTTGTCCAACTTAATATGAAGGAAATCCATTTGGCAACTCCACCTAGACTTGTTTGCTGGTGTATTCTGGAAGCAAATACCGAGGTCTGCTCTTCTAAGCATGACACCTCTCCTCAGAATTTCAGTCTTAAGAGATTACTGGGTAGCCCACAGTCACCAGCAACACCAAACAAAGGACCTGTGTTTATTTACCACTAGGGGTGACTACCCAGTTCACTCATTCCTATGTGGAAATCACACTTTAGTTGACAAATTAACAAAGTCTGTGAGAGTTAGAGTTTCACAAGTGAATCGACAGGTTTCCATAGTATGCCACAGTGCCTGTAAGTCACCAAAGGCTTCTCAAAGTCAAGCGGTTCTCTTTCTCTTACTGAATAACTTCATGAAGATGCTGCATATGAAGATATGACAAGAAGAGTTATgaaagaaacatgttttctgtggtTCCTTGAAGTATCAAGCTCTGGTTAAGAGAGGCAGTCTGAAAGGCAGTAGAAGTCACTGATTAGTTTTGATGGAAAAATGACCCCATAAGCATGGTGTTGCACAGGTCCCAGTGGACAAGGTGCTGACAAATGGAGAAATCTGAGCTCTAGTCCCAGTTCTGACACTAAGTATCCACTGGGAAAACTATATTCCTTCTTTGGGTCAAGTTCTCATTTTGGAGTGGTAATTAATTTGACCTCCTCTGTACAGCACTCGTTGCTCCTTCATAACATGCTTTTCTTTGGTATATGAACAGAGGAGCATACAGATGCTTCCATACAGAGCAAGAGCAAAGGCTAGCCACAGTTTCTAATTAATGCCACATATGGAACCAGCAAGAATTCAGACTTCAGGCCAGCTCAGGGCAGTTCTTAAACCCTTCAGATTTAAAGCATTAAATACTCGAAAGTGATCTTCAAACCCTCTTATCAGATATATCCATACATGGGCTACCTGTGAACGCAAGAGGCTCCTTAACTCTCAGgaactaaaatttaaaaaaaagaaagaaacacccacacaaaaacaaaaccacagacgTGCCACAGGAGGAACAAAGCCAGCATTCGGGGGAGATCCAGAGAACTCTTCCTGAAGGCAACTCTGCTGAGCAAttttcacacagaaatgaaCTCCAGGAAGCAGAGCCACCATGGAGACAGACACACTGAGTCCAGTTAAATGTGGTCCCATGCTGTGGGTCAGAAAGAGCCTGCCACAAAGCAGCTGCACGGAAAGACATTTCTTGCTCCATTTCCATCTTTCTGTCCATAGCAGCAGCATACATCAGTCCTGTTTGATTACCTCCTGTGCTCATCAGCCAGTTCCAGATTCTGCAGCTCCCAAATATAACTGCATTACTGACAATCTTGCATGGATGCCAGAAAGTTGTGAGGCTCTACATGAAATGCTGCAGTTCAGGAGAAAGCTGCAGCACAAACTGGCATTTCACATGACACCAGGCAATCCACAGGGAGAGAGAACCCACATGAAACACCCTAATTGGAGAATGCATAACAATTTGGGGCTTACATCTTCACAATCCACCAAAATCATCAAGCTGCAGACCACAGAATATCAAGCTGCTTCAGCTCTGGTATTTATTTGCTAGCATTTCCAGCAACGTATACACAGAAGCCAGCACCATCTTAGAGCATACTGCAGTTACGTATCCCTCATGCCTCAGACATGAATGGCTGAAACACACTCTATAGTTCACACTGAGGGTGGAAAGCTCAAAAAGAGCTTTCCGCAGGCAgcaaggttggttttttttgtcgCAAAAAGTACAAAAGGAGAAACACATGAGGTAACTGGGGACACGCTGTGACAATGAGAACAGCATACCTACTCAGCCACTTCCTCTGCCTGACCATTGCAAATGACCACCCTCTCCATACCAGGCTGTTTAACTGAGCTGTTTACACACAAGACGCCTGTTCAAGTAAAGAAGAAATAGTTTTTCCAGTTCAGCTGGCAAGAGGCAGAAGAGCTTGTCCTGAGAATACCAATGTTGCAGCCACTCCCACTGCTCAAGGATTATACACGTATGAGCAGAAGGTGAGACATACGGCCACAACCACCAGACACAGCCACTCCTTGGGATCCCTTGGATCCCCTAGGAAGTGTTTTCCAAAGCTGAGCCAAAAGCACCTCACTGTTATTGTAGAAAAGTTTCTGAACAAGACAGGCAGCCTGACATCTGGCTCATAGATACCAGCTCCATTTTGCTGTCACCTCTTAGCCTAGAAGTGACAGGGGCTGTCCAGAGAATTTTTGCAGGACTAGTGCCTTTTGAGCAGACCTAGCCCTCAGTCATCTTACAACTTTCCCACTCAGATGTTGGATGAGGGAATTTTATCCAGATTAAGATTCCCAAAGACAGGGACTGGACCAATATAAGCCTGGAGACTACAGGGAGCTCACATCTTTCAGGTACACAATGGAGATTAAAACAATAGACATACAATCACTCTAAGGTGGGGGCTTTgtacatttgttttcatctttaacTGAATGCCAAGGTGCTCACACAGCATCTGGAGCATTTCCaacagctgctccagcagcagatgctgctttcctgcagtGCTCTCAGATACAAGAAATCAGACCATTTCAAAACCAACttcacaaaatatttatcaGCTTCCACTTACCGTCTGCCCATTCTCTCCTCTcgttccctctcctctctccgTCTCAAACGATCCTggtttctcttctcttgcttttctgccaCTGTTTTCTATAAAAAAATTCACATGGTATTTCAGCCATACAGTAACAGGTCAGAGAGATCTGCAGGGAGACTATTCAGGTAGTAAGACAAAGGTAGTAAGACAAAGAACTGTTTGACTGGATTTTGCAAGTCAAGATCTCCATCAAGGTTCTCATTTTCCTCACAACTTCACTAACATACATCAGTGCAAGAAATGCCACTCTCTACTCTGCTTTGAGAGCTTGTGCTTTAAGAGACAAGCCCGTAAGCTTTGAGGCAAGGACTGTCTCACCACGAGTATAAATGACACACAATGGAACAGTGCTGTGGCCTCATGCCAGTGATGAATCGAGGCACAGTGACAAATTTCAGCCAAACCAATGAGAAACAGCAATGGTACAGTTGCATGtatttaaggaagaaatgaCAGCAGTGGTCTGGTTTGACTAATTCTGAGAGTACTTATTTAGTTACCCAGAGATTACAGAACACATGAGGCTGCAAACCTCGATTTGAGTTTCAGGGATTCTGCAATCAGAAATTTCTGGGCTTGTACAAGCACTCTGCGAAGAATCCTGTATGAATTTAATAAAAGCGTTGAATGTCTTCAGAACTACAAGGAGAAGGTTTAAAACAGACAGGATTACCCTCAACTGATCCAGTTTCTCACGAATCTGAATGAAACCCAAGTGTAATTTGCCTCCAAAGTGGTCAGCAAGACGCCGGTCGTTGTCATGGAGACCAAGATATGCTGAACAGACTTCACACACACgcagcttctgctgctggaaaCTAGATGCAGGCATTGAATTTCGGTATTCTTCCTAAAGGGAGGCAAAAAACCAGGCAAATGTCAGGGAACCCTTACATAGTCACAACCCTCCAGGGAAACCCCTGCAAAGAATTGCCCTGCCGCTTTCAAGAATCAAAAAACCACCCTCAATATAAAGGAGGTGTTGTACAAAACACTTGCAAGCACAGCTAACCTGACAGTCTATACCTGCAAGTGACTCGTGACCAAATATTGCAGAGGACAAatccctcccaccccagtcAGCTACCTTCACTAgataaaaattttcaaaaaagcttCTCTTGATCTATGACACTACACTGCCAACGGCTTGCTGGCGCATggctaaaacagaaaaaggaggtGATGGCAACATAGGAAAAGAGGTAGGAACCGCCCAGCTGTTTGTCATGTACTCAGCCTAGCTCAGTCAGCTACTGCAATTCATAGGAGAATCAAGGCCATAcctctgcctctttcttttttgctcgGACTTTCTCCACCTCCATCAGGATCTTTTGAGACTCATCAACATTTCCTTCAGCTCCCAGCTGTTCAGCTTTAGCTAGGAGTTTTCCAATGTCTTCATTCAGCTCATGTACTTTCTCTGCCTGAAAAGAATAGTGTGTTTTTATTAAGACAAAATACTTGTAGGatgacttttcctttttctctaaaaaatattgtttaataaAAGCAGTTGGTGGAAGATGAGCATAAATCTCCAGAAGTTGAAGGAGTCCCAACAAAAAGGGATTGGTATGTCAAGTACAGGCAATGCAGTCACAGACACATAGCAAAGAGAGAAACTAGACATGGAGAGGGCATTGTCAGTTCTGCTGCAAACAGTGGCACATTTCTGGCTTGCAGGACATGACAGAGTCCACAAAACCAgcttcagaaatgctttgtATTGTCCCGATGAAGCAAGTTCCCAAAGAGGAAACTCCATGAGCATTTACTAAGTGAAAAGACAACAATCATGGGATGGATTTACTATTCTAAGCTATTACGTTAACACTGAATAGTGTGGGAGGGAAACCAATATGCTTTATTGCCATGCTAAAGCAACCTATTTTAGAGTTCATGTTTTACACTACTATGGCCCTCTGAACCAGTAAGTTTGTCACAAGAATGGCCAGAGCAGCATTTGAGCAGCATGGCTGGAATCCACAAAGCCTTTGTGGAGCCTAACTTCCCAGTATCAACAGTGTCAGAGACAACAGAGCACCAGTGCTCTCACACAGACTTGCAGAACAAATGTTTAATGGGAGGACAA
This sequence is a window from Pelecanus crispus isolate bPelCri1 chromosome 11, bPelCri1.pri, whole genome shotgun sequence. Protein-coding genes within it:
- the LUC7L gene encoding putative RNA-binding protein Luc7-like 1 isoform X3, which encodes MSAQAQMRALLDQLMGTARDGDETRQRVKFTDDRVCKSHLLDCCPHDILAGTRMDLGECTKIHDLALRADYEIASKERDLFFELDAMDHLESFIAECDRRTELAKKRLAETQEEISAEVSAKAEKVHELNEDIGKLLAKAEQLGAEGNVDESQKILMEVEKVRAKKKEAEEEYRNSMPASSFQQQKLRVCEVCSAYLGLHDNDRRLADHFGGKLHLGFIQIREKLDQLRKTVAEKQEKRNQDRLRRREEREREERMGRRSGSRNRDRRRSRSRDRRRRRSRSASRERRKSRSRSRDRHRRHRSRSRSHSRGHRRGSRDRSSKHKKEVWTIRK
- the LUC7L gene encoding putative RNA-binding protein Luc7-like 1 isoform X1, which gives rise to MSAQAQMRALLDQLMGTARDGDETRQRVKFTDDRVCKSHLLDCCPHDILAGTRMDLGECTKIHDLALRADYEIASKERDLFFELDAMDHLESFIAECDRRTELAKKRLAETQEEISAEVSAKAEKVHELNEDIGKLLAKAEQLGAEGNVDESQKILMEVEKVRAKKKEAEEEYRNSMPASSFQQQKLRVCEVCSAYLGLHDNDRRLADHFGGKLHLGFIQIREKLDQLRKTVAEKQEKRNQDRLRRREEREREERMGRRSGSRNRDRRRSRSRDRRRRRSRSASRERRKSRSRSRDRHRRHRSRSRSHSRGHRRGSRDRSSKHKSSRDRSSREKSRDRERKEKSSSERRHESTNGKSRSKRSEEREAGEI
- the LUC7L gene encoding putative RNA-binding protein Luc7-like 1 isoform X4, producing MDLGECTKIHDLALRADYEIASKERDLFFELDAMDHLESFIAECDRRTELAKKRLAETQEEISAEVSAKAEKVHELNEDIGKLLAKAEQLGAEGNVDESQKILMEVEKVRAKKKEAEEEYRNSMPASSFQQQKLRVCEVCSAYLGLHDNDRRLADHFGGKLHLGFIQIREKLDQLRKTVAEKQEKRNQDRLRRREEREREERMGRRSGSRNRDRRRSRSRDRRRRRSRSASRERRKSRSRSRDRHRRHRSRSRSHSRGHRRGSRDRSSKHKSSRDRSSREKSRDRERKEKSSSERRHESTNGKSRSKRSEEREAGEI
- the LUC7L gene encoding putative RNA-binding protein Luc7-like 1 isoform X2, with protein sequence MIFWLEQFGLLGTGGDRERRGWLAGVILHAMTCILPFRMDLGECTKIHDLALRADYEIASKERDLFFELDAMDHLESFIAECDRRTELAKKRLAETQEEISAEVSAKAEKVHELNEDIGKLLAKAEQLGAEGNVDESQKILMEVEKVRAKKKEAEEEYRNSMPASSFQQQKLRVCEVCSAYLGLHDNDRRLADHFGGKLHLGFIQIREKLDQLRKTVAEKQEKRNQDRLRRREEREREERMGRRSGSRNRDRRRSRSRDRRRRRSRSASRERRKSRSRSRDRHRRHRSRSRSHSRGHRRGSRDRSSKHKSSRDRSSREKSRDRERKEKSSSERRHESTNGKSRSKRSEEREAGEI
- the LUC7L gene encoding putative RNA-binding protein Luc7-like 1 isoform X5; this translates as MTCILPFRMDLGECTKIHDLALRADYEIASKERDLFFELDAMDHLESFIAECDRRTELAKKRLAETQEEISAEVSAKAEKVHELNEDIGKLLAKAEQLGAEGNVDESQKILMEVEKVRAKKKEAEEEYRNSMPASSFQQQKLRVCEVCSAYLGLHDNDRRLADHFGGKLHLGFIQIREKLDQLRKTVAEKQEKRNQDRLRRREEREREERMGRRSGSRNRDRRRSRSRDRRRRRSRSASRERRKSRSRSRDRHRRHRSRSRSHSRGHRRGSRDRSSKHKSSRDRSSREKSRDRERKEKSSSERRHESTNGKSRSKRSEEREAGEI